In the genome of Leptospira congkakensis, one region contains:
- a CDS encoding FMN-binding glutamate synthase family protein, producing the protein MDAPLMDQILNWIETYPVVSTFVGLLLFLVFVFIRDISQKTHTIQRNFPIVGRLRYFLEMIGPELRQYWVAHDKEERPFDRTERSWIYATAKGQNNNFGFGTTEIQYEPGYPIIKHKAFPYPESKAYVHNQDPSCIPCLKIIGPKRKFPYRPYSIVNISAMSFGSLGKNAVMALNRGARDSGAYQNTGEGGLSQYHMEGADMVWQIGTGYFGARDKSGKFSLEVLKEKVAKNPCIKMIEIKLSQGAKPGKGGILPAKKVNAEIAAIRHVEEGKDCISPNSHSEFTSVKELIQFIERIASGTGLPVGIKSAVGEIEFWEELAREIKQTSLGPDFITIDGGEGGTGAAPLTYADHVSLPFKIGFQRVYTLFQKEGLSEQIVWIGSGKLGFPDRAVVAIAMGCDLINIAREAMLSIGCIQAQKCHTDHCPAGVATQNWWLQRGVDPEIKGKRAAKYIQGFRKELLSLAHSCGYEHPGQFTGQDVEISMGMNRYQTLEGLLGYKRDEVHFTKLQDYTVFPKRQT; encoded by the coding sequence ATGGACGCACCCCTTATGGATCAGATACTCAATTGGATTGAAACCTATCCCGTAGTTTCCACATTCGTTGGATTGTTGCTGTTTCTTGTGTTTGTTTTTATCCGAGATATTTCTCAAAAAACGCACACGATTCAGAGAAACTTTCCAATCGTGGGACGTCTCCGTTATTTCCTAGAAATGATCGGGCCCGAACTCAGACAGTATTGGGTGGCCCACGACAAAGAAGAACGTCCCTTCGATCGAACCGAAAGAAGTTGGATTTATGCCACAGCCAAAGGACAAAACAATAACTTTGGATTTGGAACTACAGAAATCCAATACGAACCGGGATATCCTATCATCAAACACAAAGCCTTCCCTTATCCAGAATCCAAGGCCTATGTCCACAACCAAGATCCAAGTTGTATCCCTTGTTTAAAAATCATTGGGCCCAAACGTAAATTTCCTTACAGACCTTATTCCATTGTTAATATTTCTGCAATGTCCTTTGGTTCCCTTGGAAAAAATGCAGTGATGGCTCTCAATAGAGGAGCTAGAGATTCCGGCGCCTATCAGAATACAGGCGAAGGGGGCCTCAGCCAGTATCATATGGAAGGGGCTGATATGGTTTGGCAAATTGGAACTGGGTACTTTGGTGCCAGAGACAAATCGGGAAAATTTAGTTTGGAAGTTTTGAAAGAAAAAGTAGCGAAGAACCCTTGTATCAAAATGATCGAAATCAAACTTTCACAAGGCGCAAAACCAGGCAAAGGTGGAATCCTTCCTGCAAAAAAAGTAAACGCCGAGATTGCAGCCATCCGTCATGTAGAAGAAGGAAAAGATTGTATCTCTCCCAATTCTCATAGTGAATTTACAAGCGTTAAAGAACTCATTCAATTCATTGAAAGAATTGCATCAGGAACAGGCCTTCCTGTCGGAATCAAAAGTGCCGTTGGGGAAATTGAGTTTTGGGAAGAACTCGCACGTGAAATCAAACAAACTTCTCTTGGGCCCGACTTTATCACAATCGATGGTGGAGAAGGGGGAACAGGTGCCGCTCCTCTCACCTATGCCGATCACGTATCTTTACCTTTTAAAATAGGATTCCAAAGAGTTTATACTCTGTTTCAAAAAGAAGGATTATCCGAACAAATTGTTTGGATTGGTTCTGGGAAACTTGGATTTCCCGACCGAGCCGTTGTTGCGATCGCTATGGGTTGTGACTTAATCAATATAGCTAGAGAAGCCATGTTATCCATTGGTTGCATCCAAGCACAAAAATGTCATACCGACCACTGTCCCGCTGGAGTTGCCACTCAGAACTGGTGGTTACAACGCGGAGTGGATCCAGAAATCAAAGGAAAACGTGCTGCCAAATACATCCAAGGATTTCGCAAAGAACTTCTTAGTTTAGCGCATTCCTGCGGCTATGAACACCCAGGCCAATTTACAGGCCAGGATGTTGAAATCAGCATGGGTATGAATCGTTACCAAACATTGGAAGGTCTACTTGGTTACAAACGAGACGAAGTGCATTTTACCAAACTTCAAGATTATACTGTATTTCCAAAACGACAAACCTAA
- a CDS encoding response regulator, which produces MTPKICVIDDDQIYQFTTKKIISNAGIKGEVLIFSDAENALAFLQTEVQNKDQLPDIIFLDINMPLMDGWQFLDAFEKMLPQFPKSIEIFLVSSSVDLADTDRAAKIPIISGYIFKPFTKEKLLESISHVQS; this is translated from the coding sequence ATGACTCCCAAAATTTGTGTGATCGACGATGACCAAATCTACCAATTCACTACCAAAAAAATCATATCCAATGCGGGAATCAAAGGGGAAGTCCTAATTTTCTCCGATGCGGAAAACGCTTTGGCTTTTTTGCAAACAGAAGTTCAAAACAAAGACCAACTCCCTGATATTATTTTTTTAGATATCAATATGCCTCTTATGGACGGTTGGCAATTTTTAGATGCGTTTGAAAAAATGTTACCTCAGTTTCCCAAATCCATTGAGATTTTTCTGGTCAGTTCTTCCGTAGACCTCGCCGACACAGACCGTGCAGCCAAAATTCCCATCATCTCCGGATACATCTTCAAACCCTTCACAAAAGAAAAACTTTTGGAATCAATTTCACACGTTCAATCTTAG